From the genome of Leishmania major strain Friedlin complete genome, chromosome 35:
AAGGCATGTCCGAGAGTTTCTGTCCTCACTCCATCTCCGCATCTCTGCGAACCCTCTCCTAactctccctcctcccctcccacccccccTCCTGTTGCTCTCTTTCACCTGTTCCTTCAGCGCCATCACCGGTCAGCTGGAATCAGGACAAGGAGGGCGCTTACGGTGCACCTGTTCACCACATAAACTACTTCTCGCactttctccttctcctccacctgtTCTCTCCGTCGCAACGATGCACGCAAACGGATCGCCTGGCCGCTCCTTCCGCGTTGACCCGTTCACCTTCCTCGTGCCAGGCAGCCCCGGCCATCATGGTAGCAATGGATCCTCGCCGGCTGAACCGATGACCCTGCGCCGGATAGCGCACGAGGTGGTCAGCATTTCTATCGAAGAACTGCGCGCCGTAAATGAGGAGCCGCTGGCGAGCATGCCAGCCGACGCTGTTCTCGAGCCCGGCACGAAGGTGAGGTTGCCCGTGGTCTTGGACTATCAGGGCAGTCCCTACGGAATGGCGCTGCACCTGGGTAGTgccgaggcgcagctgcaggactGTGAGGCGCTCCTCGACTCTCTCGTGAGCTCGTGGGAGGACGAATATGGCTCTCACAGTTTGGAGTGCCTTCCTCCACGTAAGGTATTCTCGCGGACGGAGGCGGTCTTGGCCAAGgtgcacgaggaggcgatTCGGCAACTGCCCAAGGTCGAGGCGGGTCTTCAGCGGTTGGGGAACAGAGAGGCAAAGCTGCCGCTTCTGGTGGAAGTCGAGGCGATCAAGGCCGCCGAGAGCGCCATTGAGGAGTCGTTCCAGCGAGCCGTCGCGGGGCTCGAGAGTTTCAAGAGGGAAAATGAAGCCTGTGGAAGAGTCGCCCCCGTATCGTTGAGCTCTAACGACCTCACCCCGGCCTCCCTCCACACGAAGCGCGACGAGGGCGAAGACTACTGCGtcctgcacacgcaccggtGGGAGTTCGCAGTTCATGGAGTGCGCTCGAAGGAACCGCGCGAGGTTTGGGCGGTGCTCTCCTGCCAGCCGCTCGTGGCGCTGCTAGACGCGATCGACTGCCCGACAGCA
Proteins encoded in this window:
- a CDS encoding putative small nuclear RNA gene activation protein (SNAP) 50 (previous protein_id=AAZ14690.1), encoding MTLRRIAHEVVSISIEELRAVNEEPLASMPADAVLEPGTKVRLPVVLDYQGSPYGMALHLGSAEAQLQDCEALLDSLVSSWEDEYGSHSLECLPPRKVFSRTEAVLAKVHEEAIRQLPKVEAGLQRLGNREAKLPLLVEVEAIKAAESAIEESFQRAVAGLESFKRENEACGRVAPVSLSSNDLTPASLHTKRDEGEDYCVLHTHRWEFAVHGVRSKEPREVWAVLSCQPLVALLDAIDCPTARDPLTTSRNAFFFIHGVFYIDDRHRSHTDFVDLSEVIRRNDPLQDVSSFHALEHQGFARCPVKSAAETTFKDLNIKMGESCLLRHCGGCDHYFFLSHARSLSGYPRKERHEFPHRVAKVRDQARRCLLCRLFPATVALYEDPLSPESPAFYCAVCFDLLHSSDTPEEAAQYQRREAKDFGEVYFKAT